A stretch of DNA from Candidatus Cloacimonadota bacterium:
TTCTGAAGAAGCAAACGGCAGGCAAGATAACCTCTTAAGCCGACCAGACAGTAGATTATGATATCTTTGTCTTTGGGTAGCTCCTGCCACCTTTCTCTTAAATCATCTAAGGGGATATTAATACTGTCAGGAATAGAGCCCAATTCATATTCCTCTTTGCTGCGTACATCCAAGAGGATTGATTGTTGATAATTATCCTGACCCAATTCAGACCATTCGATGGTCTTAAACTTACCTTTGATCATATTTTCAGATACGAAGCCGACAATAGTAAGAGGGTCTCGAGCGGAAGAATAAGGTGGAGCATAAGAGTGTTCAAATTCTGTTAGATCAAAAACAGTACCCCTTTTCTGAATGAAAGCAGAGATGACATCCAATCTTTTATCAACCCCTTTGAAACCGATGATCTGGGCACCGAGTATTTCACCATCTTGAGGTGTGAAAAAGAGTTTAAGTGAAATCGGCAAAGCATTGGGATAGTACCCGGCATGACTGGAAGCATGAATGACAGCAGAACGGAATGATACCTTGCTTAGCTTCAATTGTTGTTCAGAAGCACCAACTATTCCGGCAGTGAGGTCGAAAACTTTAATAATAGCATTACCGATAACTCCATTAAATTTTCGCTTATTTCCTAATACGATATTATCGGCGACAATACGTCCCTGTTTGCTGGCAGGACCTGCCAGAAAGGCATTGACATCCTGTTGTAAAATCTGATGTTTAATTTTGATTGCATCTCCAACGGCATAAATATCTGGATCATTAGTTTGCAGATATTCAGTAACTACAATACTACCGTTGTCAGAGAGTTCTAATCCACTGTTCCTTAACCAAGCCGTATCTGGTTTAATACCAGTAGCAAAGATAACCATATCTGTTTTGATTTTCATACCGCTTTCTAATGATGCAATTATTCCTTCATTTGTCTGCTCTAAAGAATTTACTTTTTCGTTGAGATAGATTTTTACACCTTCTGATCTAATATGGTGAGATAGGGCAGAAGACATCTCAAAATCAAAGAAAGGAAGAATACGATCTGCCATTTCAATAAGTGAGACTTCAGAACAGATATTATGCAGATTTTCTACCATCTCGATCCCTATATAACCAGCTCCAATCACTGTTACTCGCTTAGGATGATGCTGTTCAATGAATTGCTTAATTCGGTCAGTATCTTCAACATTACGTAGAACAAATATACCCGGCAGATCATTGCCCTTGATTGGTGGTATTATTGGCTGAGCACCTGGAGAAAGAACCAATATATCGTAAGTTTCTTGATAGGTTTCTCCTGTTTCAAGGTTGACGACTTTGATCTTTTTACTCTGCTTATCTATCCCCCTTACTTCGCTGAGGGTTCTAATGTCAATGTTGAAGCGTTTACTGAATTCTTCTACAGTCTGAACAAAGAGCTTATCTCGTTTTTTTATAACACCGCCAATATAATAGGGTAGTCCACAATTCGCATAGGAGATGTATTTGCCACGTTCAAATAGAATAATCTGGGCTGTTTCGTCATTTCTTCGTAATCTTGCGGCGGTAGAAGCACCACCGGCAACTCCACCAACAATCAGATACTTTTTCATAAATCATTCCTAAGAAAATTTAGTTAACCAATTTTATATAATTTTCAATGTGTACAACAATTTGTGATAGAGATCAGAAGTTAGATGTGCTGATTATTGATGATCAGCTTCTTTTTTAAGATCAATATCGAAAATTTTCTATTTAGCGATACCCCGTTGTGAATTTCTTACAAAATCAATGAAATACTCCTGTTCCGGTGTTAAGTCGGTCATTTTATCAGCAACATCGAGAGCTTGAGTAACATTATATTTAGGATTATAAAAGACTCGGTATATATCTTTTATGGCATTTATAGCTGCATAGCTAAAACCCTTTCTTTCTAAACCAACAGTATTGAGTCCGATTGGTCTAAATGGCATTCCTTCACCACGGGTAAAAGGCGGAACATCCTTCTTAACACCAGAAACACCGCCTACAAAGGCATACTTGCCAATTTTGACAAATTGATGTACTGCTGTTAAACCACCGATAGTTACAAAATCCTCTATATTGATATGACCGGCTAAAGTTGCTACATTAGCCATAATGATATTGTTTCCAAGATGGCAATTATGAGCTATGTGACAATAAGCCATTAGGTAACAATTGTCACCAATTGTCGTGTCTTCATCCATGGTTGCTGAAGTATTGATAGTTACATATTCCCGGATTCTGTTATGATTGCCAATTATTAACTTCGTCGGTTCGCCTTTGTATTTTAGATCCTGACAGACAGAACCAATAACTGCAGAATGGTAAAAATGATTGTTGTTGCCGATAGTTGTATATCCTTCAATTCGGACATTAGCGCCGATAACATTATCATCACCCAAAACTACATTAGGTCCTATTGATGAGAAGGGACCAATTTTTAAATTACGACCGATCTTTGCACCACTTTCAATTACTGCTGTAGGGTGTATATCAGACATTCCTTAACCTCATTTTTTCATTATCTTTGCTAAAAAATCACCTTCACAGACCTTCTGGTCACCAACATAAGCATCTCCATGCATCTTGGTCAAAGAGGTCTTCAAGCTTATGACAGTTAAGACAAATCTTAAAGTATCACCCGGTTGTACCGGTCTGCGGAATTTAACATTATCTATGGCGGCAAAATAGGCGACATGCTCTTCAGGATTTTCACAAGTATTGAGAAGCATGATACCACCTGTCTGAGCCATTGCCTCTATGATCAAAACACCTGGCATAACGGGATGGTCAGGAAAATGTCCCTGAAAGAATGGTTCATTGATAGTGACGTTTTTTATTCCGACGATCTTCTCCCCGGCTACGAATTCGGTTATCTTATCAACAAGCAGG
This window harbors:
- a CDS encoding FAD-dependent oxidoreductase; this encodes MKKYLIVGGVAGGASTAARLRRNDETAQIILFERGKYISYANCGLPYYIGGVIKKRDKLFVQTVEEFSKRFNIDIRTLSEVRGIDKQSKKIKVVNLETGETYQETYDILVLSPGAQPIIPPIKGNDLPGIFVLRNVEDTDRIKQFIEQHHPKRVTVIGAGYIGIEMVENLHNICSEVSLIEMADRILPFFDFEMSSALSHHIRSEGVKIYLNEKVNSLEQTNEGIIASLESGMKIKTDMVIFATGIKPDTAWLRNSGLELSDNGSIVVTEYLQTNDPDIYAVGDAIKIKHQILQQDVNAFLAGPASKQGRIVADNIVLGNKRKFNGVIGNAIIKVFDLTAGIVGASEQQLKLSKVSFRSAVIHASSHAGYYPNALPISLKLFFTPQDGEILGAQIIGFKGVDKRLDVISAFIQKRGTVFDLTEFEHSYAPPYSSARDPLTIVGFVSENMIKGKFKTIEWSELGQDNYQQSILLDVRSKEEYELGSIPDSINIPLDDLRERWQELPKDKDIIIYCLVGLRGYLACRLLLQKGFDRVYNLSGGYKTYQFIFGRKDGEEGIYDGETILPDDQIYPEEDAFLS
- the lpxA gene encoding acyl-ACP--UDP-N-acetylglucosamine O-acyltransferase, whose protein sequence is MSDIHPTAVIESGAKIGRNLKIGPFSSIGPNVVLGDDNVIGANVRIEGYTTIGNNNHFYHSAVIGSVCQDLKYKGEPTKLIIGNHNRIREYVTINTSATMDEDTTIGDNCYLMAYCHIAHNCHLGNNIIMANVATLAGHINIEDFVTIGGLTAVHQFVKIGKYAFVGGVSGVKKDVPPFTRGEGMPFRPIGLNTVGLERKGFSYAAINAIKDIYRVFYNPKYNVTQALDVADKMTDLTPEQEYFIDFVRNSQRGIAK